A part of Paenibacillus donghaensis genomic DNA contains:
- a CDS encoding cupredoxin domain-containing protein, with the protein MVKERITLKKSAFLMLLLGTALLTACGSNHENLGNSGNGKGNSDNGITADEELVITASNYSFDQQEYHLKKGVPVKIIFKNESGNHGILAPGLELHLDGKKSSQVIVPEEAGTFEISCSIMCGSGHSGMQANFIVD; encoded by the coding sequence ATGGTTAAGGAGAGGATTACCCTGAAGAAATCGGCATTTCTTATGCTGCTGCTCGGAACCGCCCTTCTTACAGCCTGTGGCAGCAATCATGAGAACCTGGGGAACAGCGGCAACGGCAAAGGTAACTCAGACAACGGAATAACGGCGGATGAGGAACTGGTGATTACCGCCAGCAACTACAGCTTCGACCAGCAGGAATATCATCTAAAGAAGGGTGTTCCCGTCAAAATCATCTTCAAGAACGAAAGCGGCAACCACGGTATTCTGGCCCCCGGCCTCGAGCTGCATCTGGACGGCAAAAAAAGCTCACAGGTGATCGTACCGGAAGAAGCCGGCACCTTCGAGATCAGCTGCTCGATTATGTGCGGCTCCGGCCACAGCGGGATGCAGGCCAATTTCATCGTGGACTAA
- a CDS encoding phage holin family protein yields MRILSHIVRFVVAAIVLLVVGWIVPQFTVGGFGSALILALVIALLGWIVEGVFGKKTTPFGRGIVGFLVSALVIWIAQFVVTGVSVSVVGALLAALVIGIIDLFLPIATPFEAAK; encoded by the coding sequence ATGAGAATATTGAGTCATATCGTCCGGTTTGTGGTCGCAGCCATCGTGCTGCTGGTAGTAGGCTGGATTGTTCCGCAGTTTACGGTCGGCGGCTTCGGCAGCGCCCTGATTCTGGCACTGGTTATCGCTCTGCTGGGCTGGATAGTAGAAGGCGTCTTCGGCAAAAAAACCACCCCGTTCGGTCGTGGAATCGTCGGTTTTCTGGTCAGTGCGCTCGTCATCTGGATTGCGCAATTTGTAGTCACCGGAGTCAGTGTCTCGGTTGTAGGCGCCTTGCTCGCAGCGCTGGTGATCGGAATTATCGACCTGTTCCTCCCGATTGCCACGCCGTTTGAGGCCGCCAAGTAA
- a CDS encoding endonuclease MutS2 — protein MDDKILHTLEYRKILNKLMQYTQTTMGRITAEQLKPSADFEGVKLLLQATDEAANVDRLKGIPSFRGISDIKPALKRASIGGMLGTTELLSVGNTIGGARRVKRFLAAMHEEEQIPLLFAQSDLLSEQKPVEDDIRSCIDENADVMDSASTELASIRRELRGGETRIREKLDSMIRSSSVAKMLQDQLVTIRGDRFVIPVKAEYRAHFGGIVHDQSGSGATLFIEPESIVAMNNKLRETRLREEREIEIILHRLTDRVGDIAEEFTYDIDILGELDFIFAKARLARDMKATQPRMNDRGYLRLRKGRHPLIAAEQVVPLDVELGNQYSSIIVTGPNTGGKTVTLKTIGLLSLMSMSGLFIPAEEGSQMCVFDAIYADIGDEQSIEQSLSTFSSHMTNIINILRRMTPKSLILLDEVGAGTDPAEGSALAIAILEHIHRIECRMVATTHYSELKAYAYERKGVINASMEFDVQSLSPTYRLLIGVPGRSNAFAIAERLGLQAPILEHARGEVKEEDMRVEHMIASLEENRLEAEHERGRAEQIRREVEELRARHQQELDKLESQRDKRLEKAEKDAAALLDKARKEAEEIISDLRRLAMEEGASVKEHKLIEARRRLDDAQPEVRKKSGPKTTVKPPRRIEAGDEVKVHSVNQKGYVVELSGNSEALVQFGIMKMKVSLSDLELLSSQGSAAPQAVRHATTVKRSRDENIRRELDLRGTNLEEALMETDRFIDEAFLGNLGQISIIHGKGTGVLRTGIQEYLRKHKHVKSYRLGNYNEGGAGVTVAELQ, from the coding sequence GTGGACGACAAGATTTTGCATACACTTGAATATCGCAAGATTTTAAATAAATTAATGCAATATACGCAGACCACCATGGGACGGATTACGGCAGAGCAGTTGAAGCCTTCAGCAGACTTCGAAGGCGTGAAGCTGCTGCTGCAGGCTACGGACGAAGCGGCCAATGTGGACCGGCTAAAGGGCATACCGTCCTTCCGTGGGATAAGCGATATCAAGCCGGCGCTGAAGCGTGCATCGATTGGAGGCATGCTGGGAACGACGGAGCTGCTGTCTGTCGGGAACACGATCGGCGGGGCACGGAGAGTGAAGCGATTCCTTGCGGCGATGCATGAGGAAGAACAGATTCCTCTGCTGTTCGCGCAGAGTGACCTGCTGTCGGAGCAGAAGCCAGTGGAGGATGATATCCGTTCCTGTATCGATGAGAACGCGGATGTAATGGATTCCGCCAGCACAGAGCTTGCTTCGATCCGCCGCGAGCTGCGTGGCGGGGAGACGCGAATCCGCGAGAAGCTGGATTCCATGATCCGCTCCTCCTCGGTGGCCAAGATGCTGCAGGATCAGCTGGTAACGATTCGCGGCGACCGGTTTGTCATTCCGGTCAAGGCGGAATACCGCGCCCATTTCGGCGGCATCGTGCATGACCAGTCAGGCTCCGGTGCGACGCTGTTCATCGAACCGGAGTCTATTGTGGCGATGAACAACAAGCTGCGCGAAACCCGGCTGCGCGAGGAGCGGGAGATTGAGATCATCCTGCACCGCCTGACGGACCGGGTTGGCGATATTGCCGAGGAATTCACCTATGATATCGATATCCTGGGCGAGCTGGATTTCATCTTCGCCAAAGCGCGTCTGGCCCGCGATATGAAGGCTACCCAGCCGCGCATGAATGACCGGGGCTATCTCAGACTGCGCAAGGGACGTCATCCGCTGATTGCCGCCGAGCAGGTGGTGCCGCTGGATGTGGAGCTGGGCAACCAGTACAGTTCGATTATTGTTACCGGTCCCAACACCGGAGGGAAGACCGTTACGCTGAAGACGATCGGGCTACTCAGCCTGATGTCGATGTCCGGCTTGTTCATTCCGGCGGAGGAAGGCAGCCAGATGTGTGTGTTCGACGCCATCTATGCTGATATTGGCGATGAGCAGAGCATTGAACAGAGTCTGAGTACCTTCTCCAGTCACATGACGAATATTATCAACATTCTGCGTAGAATGACGCCGAAGAGTCTGATCCTGCTGGATGAGGTGGGAGCAGGAACCGACCCGGCAGAAGGGTCTGCGCTGGCTATTGCCATTCTGGAGCATATTCACCGCATTGAGTGCCGCATGGTGGCTACTACTCACTACAGTGAGCTTAAGGCTTATGCCTACGAACGCAAAGGCGTCATCAATGCCAGCATGGAATTTGATGTGCAGAGCTTAAGCCCTACCTACCGCCTGCTGATTGGAGTGCCTGGACGAAGCAATGCGTTCGCGATTGCCGAACGTTTAGGTCTGCAGGCCCCGATTCTGGAGCATGCGCGCGGCGAGGTCAAGGAAGAAGATATGCGCGTGGAGCACATGATCGCTTCGCTGGAAGAGAACCGGCTGGAAGCCGAACATGAGCGCGGACGCGCAGAGCAGATCCGCCGCGAGGTTGAGGAGCTGCGCGCAAGACACCAGCAGGAGCTTGACAAGCTGGAGAGCCAGCGCGACAAGCGGCTCGAGAAGGCGGAGAAGGATGCCGCCGCACTGCTGGACAAAGCGCGTAAGGAAGCCGAGGAGATTATCAGCGACCTGCGCCGCCTGGCCATGGAGGAAGGGGCTTCGGTCAAGGAGCATAAGCTGATTGAAGCACGCCGCCGCCTCGATGATGCCCAGCCGGAGGTGCGCAAGAAATCCGGTCCGAAGACCACGGTGAAGCCGCCGCGCCGGATTGAGGCCGGAGATGAGGTCAAGGTGCACAGTGTGAACCAGAAAGGGTATGTGGTGGAGCTGAGCGGCAACAGCGAAGCGCTGGTGCAGTTCGGCATCATGAAGATGAAGGTCAGCCTGTCTGACCTGGAGCTGCTGTCTTCGCAAGGTTCGGCCGCCCCGCAGGCTGTTCGCCATGCGACAACTGTGAAACGTTCGCGCGACGAGAACATCCGCCGCGAGCTGGATCTGCGCGGTACGAATCTGGAAGAAGCGTTGATGGAGACGGACCGTTTCATTGATGAAGCTTTCCTGGGCAATCTGGGCCAGATCTCCATCATTCATGGCAAAGGGACAGGTGTGTTGCGTACAGGAATTCAGGAGTATCTGCGCAAGCACAAACATGTCAAAAGCTACCGGCTGGGAAATTACAATGAAGGCGGCGCAGGCGTGACCGTGGCTGAGCTGCAGTAA
- a CDS encoding DUF350 domain-containing protein, translated as MQDNIDLVLGHPLGALLGYFTVAVMGLVVFLSFFEMVTKYNCWEEIRKGNVAAAMATGGKIFGICNVLRFSIEAGASIYETMKWSVVGFLLLLLAYFLFEFLTPVFSIDDEIAADNRAVGLTAMLISVSLSYVIGASIF; from the coding sequence ATGCAGGATAATATTGACCTTGTGCTGGGTCATCCGCTGGGTGCGCTGCTCGGCTATTTTACAGTAGCGGTTATGGGGCTGGTTGTATTTCTGTCCTTCTTCGAGATGGTCACCAAATACAACTGCTGGGAAGAAATCCGCAAAGGTAATGTGGCGGCGGCTATGGCGACCGGGGGCAAAATCTTCGGGATATGCAATGTGCTGCGCTTCAGCATTGAAGCCGGTGCTTCGATCTATGAGACGATGAAATGGTCGGTGGTGGGATTCCTTCTTCTGCTGCTGGCTTACTTTCTGTTCGAGTTCCTCACACCGGTATTCTCCATCGATGATGAGATTGCCGCAGACAACCGTGCGGTCGGACTGACTGCCATGCTGATTTCGGTATCGTTGTCCTATGTAATCGGCGCATCGATATTCTAG